The following DNA comes from Deltaproteobacteria bacterium.
CGCTCGTGCTGAGGGACCCGGTGGACGCGCCGACCCGCAAGGTCCGCTTCAGGGCCACGCAGGACCCGGCCATCGATCCGAGCCAGGCGGCCGACCCCCGCGCGCTGGGCGCGACGCTCGAGATCGCCGGCAAGAACCCGGGCGACGGCACGGCCGGGCCGATCGCGCTCGACCCCATGCTGTGGACGGGCCTCGGCCACCCGCCGGGCAGCCGGGGCTACCGGTACTTCGACCGCAGCCGTTCGAACGGCGTGAGGAAGGTCGTCTTCCGCTCGCGCCGGCGCGGCGGGACGCTCGCGGTGAGCGGCGGCGGCAGCGCGTGGTCGTACCGGATCACCCAGGCGCAGGGGCCGATCGACGTGCGCTTCACCCTCGGCACCGACGTCTATTGCGCCGTCTTCGTGAGCTTCCGGCGCAACCAGGCGGGCCGCGTGTCGGCGAAGGACGCCACGGCGCCGCCCGACTGCGCCGTCCCGCCGCCCGCACCGCCCCTGCCGCCCCCGCCGCCCCCGCCGTGCGGCAACGGTGTCGTCGAGGGCACCGAGGAGTGCGACGATCACAACACGGTGAGCGGCGACGGCTGCTCGGCCACCTGCCAGCTCGAGAACACCTCCGCGGTCTGCGCCGGCATCCCGACCGTGAGCGGGACCGCGATCAAGTCGGTGCTCGTCGCCTCGGGCCTGGCGCACCCGGTGTACGTGACCGCGCCGCCGCTCGACCCGTACCGGCTCTTCATCGTGGAGCAGCCCGGGCGCATCCGTCTCGTCAAGAACGGCGTCCTCCAGACGAGCGCGTTCCTCGACATCCGGTCGAAGGTCGAGAGCGGCGGCGAGGAGCAGGGCCTCCTCAGCGTCGCCTTCCATCCCGACTTCGAGGCGAACGGCTTCTTCTACGTGAACTACACGAGCAAGCCGAACGGGCCGATCGCGGACGGCGACAACGTGGTCGCGCGCTACCACGCGAACCCCGCCTCCGATCAGGCCGACCCGCTGAGCGAGCAGGTGGCATTCAGCGTCCC
Coding sequences within:
- a CDS encoding DUF4215 domain-containing protein, whose translation is MNPHPSLLALALGLASAALATDHPIAGGSLVLRDPVDAPTRKVRFRATQDPAIDPSQAADPRALGATLEIAGKNPGDGTAGPIALDPMLWTGLGHPPGSRGYRYFDRSRSNGVRKVVFRSRRRGGTLAVSGGGSAWSYRITQAQGPIDVRFTLGTDVYCAVFVSFRRNQAGRVSAKDATAPPDCAVPPPAPPLPPPPPPPCGNGVVEGTEECDDHNTVSGDGCSATCQLENTSAVCAGIPTVSGTAIKSVLVASGLAHPVYVTAPPLDPYRLFIVEQPGRIRLVKNGVLQTSAFLDIRSKVESGGEEQGLLSVAFHPDFEANGFFYVNYTSKPNGPIADGDNVVARYHANPASDQADPLSEQVAFSVPRPASIHNGGLNLFGPDGMLYVSVGDGGRAGGGDPTGNAQNDASDLGKLLRVDVSTLPAAPAHFAKGLRNPWRYSFDRATGDLYVADVGQNLFEEIDFVPAPVASGVNFGWNIMEGRHCFNTADFNTPLASCAMTGLTLPVLDYCHSTSQNGCSGAETTHPAGCAITGGFVYRGCRMPDLRGRYFYSDFCAAFIRSFKGVSGGDAQDVQDHTAALAPGGGRSIDNVTSFGEDARGELYITDWGSGSDGEVYAIVPGP